The following coding sequences are from one Poecilia reticulata strain Guanapo linkage group LG18, Guppy_female_1.0+MT, whole genome shotgun sequence window:
- the fam113 gene encoding PC-esterase domain-containing protein 1A isoform X2, with protein sequence MKSQKETASHQQARLLLHNKFVVVLGDSIQRSVYKDLVVLLQKDRYLTLRQLKSKGEMSFELDCLVEGGCLNRMNNGTEYTEVRQYQSDHHLIRFYFVTRIFSRYMQSIIEDFRHGLKPDVVIVNSCVWDISRYNPKWVDDYKANLKRFFGELKSFLPEETLIIWNLTMPLGERIKGGFLVPEIEHKAPQLRYDVIEANFYGGTLADNYDVDVLDLHFQFRFSLQHRTKDGVHWNAIAHRRITALLLRHIAQAWGVMLTADVPEQKSIYDCSTKFAAAVNSDSFREEFTSDSLSGAFLSFEDKRAPMPHRHENAENFQPAVQPQQTRPRRRPQQKHYVPPRHGVDNVPPSSSYFEPYEDYHQPLNHQFVMRNRHSRPHYAPYTHHKPDHRPFHGY encoded by the exons aTG AAAAGCCAGAAAGAGACGGCGAGCCACCAGCAGGCCCGCCTGCTGCTGCACAACAAGTTTGTCGTGGTGTTGGGAGACTCCA TTCAGCGCTCTGTATACAAGGATCTTGTCGTACTGCTACAAAAGGACCGATACCTCACCTTAAGACAACTAAAGAGCAAG GGTGAGATGAGCTTCGAGCTGGACTGCTTGGTAGAAGGAGGCTGTCTGAACCGAATGAACAATGGGACCGAGTACACAGAGGTCCGTCAGTATCAGTCTGACCACCACCTGATCCGCTTCTACTTCGTGACCCGCATCTTCTCCAGATACATGCAGAGCATCATCGAGGACTTCCGTCACGGCTTGAAACCAGACGTGGTCATTGTGAACTCTTGTGTCTGGGATATTTCAAG atacaATCCCAAATGGGTCGACGACTACAAGGCGAACCTTAAGAGGTTCTTTGGTGAGCTGAAGAGTTTCCTACCAGAGGAAACGCTGATCATCTGGAACCTCACCATGCCCTTAGGAGAAAGGATCAAAGGTGGCTTTCTGGTGCCTGAG ATTGAGCACAAAGCTCCTCAGCTGCGTTACGACGTGATTGAAGCCAACTTCTACGGTGGGACTCTGGCCGACAACTACGACGTAGACGTGTTGGACCTCCACTTTCAGTTCCGTTTCTCATTGCAACATCGAACCAAAGACGGCGTCCACTGGAACGCCATCGCCCACCGCAGGATCACCGCTCTTCTGTTACGGCACATTGCACAAGCCTGGGGTGTGATGCTGACTGCTGATG TTCCTGAGCAGAAGTCAATCTACGACTGTTCTACAAAATTTGCAG CTGCTGTGAATTCAGACAGCTTTAGAGAGGAGTTCACCTCCGATTCTTTGTCTGGTGCCTTCTTGAGCTTTGAAGACAAGAGGGCGCCAATGCCACATCGCCACGAAAACGCAGAGAACTTCCAACCTGCCGTCCAGCCGCAGCAGACCCGGCCACGCCGCAGACCTCAGCAGAAACATTATGTACCGCCCAGACATG GTGTTGACAACGTAcctccatcctcctcctacTTTGAGCCCTATGAAGATTACCACCAGCCCCTCAATCATCAGTTTGTGATGAGGAACCGTCACAGCAGGCCTCACTATGCCCCCTACACCCATCACAAACCAGATCACCGTCCCTTCCATGGATACTAA
- the fam113 gene encoding PC-esterase domain-containing protein 1A isoform X1, with protein sequence MKSQKETASHQQARLLLHNKFVVVLGDSIQRSVYKDLVVLLQKDRYLTLRQLKSKGEMSFELDCLVEGGCLNRMNNGTEYTEVRQYQSDHHLIRFYFVTRIFSRYMQSIIEDFRHGLKPDVVIVNSCVWDISRYNPKWVDDYKANLKRFFGELKSFLPEETLIIWNLTMPLGERIKGGFLVPEIEHKAPQLRYDVIEANFYGGTLADNYDVDVLDLHFQFRFSLQHRTKDGVHWNAIAHRRITALLLRHIAQAWGVMLTADEVPEQKSIYDCSTKFAAAVNSDSFREEFTSDSLSGAFLSFEDKRAPMPHRHENAENFQPAVQPQQTRPRRRPQQKHYVPPRHGVDNVPPSSSYFEPYEDYHQPLNHQFVMRNRHSRPHYAPYTHHKPDHRPFHGY encoded by the exons aTG AAAAGCCAGAAAGAGACGGCGAGCCACCAGCAGGCCCGCCTGCTGCTGCACAACAAGTTTGTCGTGGTGTTGGGAGACTCCA TTCAGCGCTCTGTATACAAGGATCTTGTCGTACTGCTACAAAAGGACCGATACCTCACCTTAAGACAACTAAAGAGCAAG GGTGAGATGAGCTTCGAGCTGGACTGCTTGGTAGAAGGAGGCTGTCTGAACCGAATGAACAATGGGACCGAGTACACAGAGGTCCGTCAGTATCAGTCTGACCACCACCTGATCCGCTTCTACTTCGTGACCCGCATCTTCTCCAGATACATGCAGAGCATCATCGAGGACTTCCGTCACGGCTTGAAACCAGACGTGGTCATTGTGAACTCTTGTGTCTGGGATATTTCAAG atacaATCCCAAATGGGTCGACGACTACAAGGCGAACCTTAAGAGGTTCTTTGGTGAGCTGAAGAGTTTCCTACCAGAGGAAACGCTGATCATCTGGAACCTCACCATGCCCTTAGGAGAAAGGATCAAAGGTGGCTTTCTGGTGCCTGAG ATTGAGCACAAAGCTCCTCAGCTGCGTTACGACGTGATTGAAGCCAACTTCTACGGTGGGACTCTGGCCGACAACTACGACGTAGACGTGTTGGACCTCCACTTTCAGTTCCGTTTCTCATTGCAACATCGAACCAAAGACGGCGTCCACTGGAACGCCATCGCCCACCGCAGGATCACCGCTCTTCTGTTACGGCACATTGCACAAGCCTGGGGTGTGATGCTGACTGCTGATG aaGTTCCTGAGCAGAAGTCAATCTACGACTGTTCTACAAAATTTGCAG CTGCTGTGAATTCAGACAGCTTTAGAGAGGAGTTCACCTCCGATTCTTTGTCTGGTGCCTTCTTGAGCTTTGAAGACAAGAGGGCGCCAATGCCACATCGCCACGAAAACGCAGAGAACTTCCAACCTGCCGTCCAGCCGCAGCAGACCCGGCCACGCCGCAGACCTCAGCAGAAACATTATGTACCGCCCAGACATG GTGTTGACAACGTAcctccatcctcctcctacTTTGAGCCCTATGAAGATTACCACCAGCCCCTCAATCATCAGTTTGTGATGAGGAACCGTCACAGCAGGCCTCACTATGCCCCCTACACCCATCACAAACCAGATCACCGTCCCTTCCATGGATACTAA